In Alkalihalobacterium alkalinitrilicum, a genomic segment contains:
- a CDS encoding long-chain fatty acid--CoA ligase codes for MMNVPLNISSMMERAEKYFPKKEVITRTPAGVKRHTYREIGERTRRLASALQKLGVEQGDRVATFAWNSHRHLEAYFGIPGLGAVLHTVNIRLSSEHISYIVNHAEDKVMLVDSDLLPLLENVKDELKTVKAYVVMTDGEVPETSLSPVYSYEELLAEGNPEFEFIKDIDENSAAGICYTSATTGNPKGVVYTHRGIFLHSMALGLVDTAAISEGDRCMAVVPMFHANAWGMPFAATWFGSSQVMPGAQFTPTILAELIESEKITLTAGVPTIWLGLLKELEENNYDTSSLRAVLCGGSAAPAAMIKAFEVKYGIPFLHAYGMTETCPIVTASTLKSYQTDLPEEEKLAIRAKQGLVVPGLEIKVVGQNGEVNWDGEEMGELLIRGPWIANEYYKDERSKEAFRDGWLHTGDVATVDDEGVIKLVDRTKDLIKSGGEWISSVDLENGLMAHDAVFEAAVIAIPHPQWQERPLACVVLHEQYKGKVTKEDIIEFLTPLFAKWWLPDDVVFLDEIPKTSVGKFLKRALRDQLNEHFQIQ; via the coding sequence ATGATGAATGTACCATTAAATATTTCTTCTATGATGGAAAGAGCAGAAAAGTATTTTCCGAAAAAAGAAGTTATCACAAGAACACCAGCTGGGGTAAAACGACATACGTACCGTGAAATTGGAGAGAGAACAAGACGGTTAGCTAGTGCGTTACAAAAATTAGGTGTTGAACAAGGTGATAGAGTGGCTACGTTTGCTTGGAACTCACATCGACATCTAGAAGCTTACTTTGGTATTCCAGGGTTGGGGGCTGTCCTACATACGGTTAACATTCGTTTATCGTCTGAGCATATTTCCTACATTGTCAACCATGCTGAAGACAAAGTTATGCTAGTAGATAGTGACCTCTTACCATTACTTGAAAATGTAAAAGACGAGTTGAAAACAGTTAAAGCCTATGTTGTCATGACAGATGGTGAAGTACCAGAAACAAGTTTGTCACCTGTTTATTCCTATGAAGAATTATTGGCTGAAGGAAACCCAGAGTTTGAGTTTATTAAAGATATAGATGAGAACTCAGCAGCAGGGATTTGTTATACATCTGCTACAACAGGGAATCCAAAAGGGGTTGTGTATACACACCGTGGCATATTCTTACATAGTATGGCGCTTGGATTAGTAGATACAGCAGCGATTTCAGAGGGAGATCGTTGTATGGCTGTTGTTCCGATGTTCCATGCTAATGCATGGGGGATGCCATTTGCAGCAACGTGGTTTGGTTCTTCACAAGTTATGCCAGGAGCCCAGTTTACTCCAACAATTTTGGCTGAGCTTATTGAAAGCGAAAAAATAACACTTACTGCAGGAGTTCCAACGATTTGGTTAGGACTATTAAAAGAACTTGAGGAAAATAACTACGATACAAGTAGTTTAAGAGCTGTATTATGTGGTGGATCCGCTGCTCCAGCTGCAATGATTAAAGCATTTGAAGTGAAATACGGAATTCCTTTCCTTCATGCATATGGAATGACGGAAACATGCCCAATCGTTACCGCATCCACACTAAAAAGCTATCAAACAGATTTACCAGAAGAAGAAAAGCTTGCGATTCGAGCAAAACAAGGGTTAGTTGTTCCTGGACTTGAGATTAAAGTAGTCGGTCAAAATGGTGAAGTGAACTGGGATGGAGAAGAAATGGGAGAATTACTTATCCGTGGACCTTGGATTGCCAACGAGTACTATAAGGATGAAAGAAGTAAAGAGGCGTTCCGTGATGGTTGGCTTCATACTGGAGATGTGGCAACAGTTGACGATGAGGGAGTCATTAAACTTGTAGACCGCACAAAGGATCTCATTAAGAGTGGTGGCGAGTGGATTTCATCTGTTGATTTAGAAAATGGATTAATGGCTCATGATGCGGTATTTGAAGCTGCCGTTATTGCCATCCCTCATCCACAATGGCAAGAAAGACCATTAGCATGCGTTGTTTTACATGAACAATATAAAGGAAAAGTAACGAAAGAAGATATTATCGAGTTTTTAACACCACTATTTGCAAAATGGTGGTTACCAGATGATGTTGTCTTTTTAGATGAAATTCCAAAAACATCGGTTGGTAAATTCTTGAAAAGAGCGTTACGTGATCAGTTAAATGAGCATTTTCAAATTCAGTAA
- the glp gene encoding gephyrin-like molybdotransferase Glp: protein MLTKREIITVREAVKKVLEYKKHGEIEYISIEESDGRYLAEPIVADHDVPPFDRSPLDGFAIRAIDTRNATLEKPVELEIIEEVGAGTVAKKEIKEGQAIRIMTGAKMPEGTDVIVMLELTKEISRDQKKYVVINQSFKKGDNINFQGEDAQKGTQLIERGRRINPGIIALLATFGYAKVPVIKKPVVGIYATGTELLDVQEELQLGKIRNSNSYMVTSQVKKVGAEPYYFGKLDDDFERCYEAITKALEKADLLITTGGVSVGDYDFLPAIYEKLGANVLFNKISMRPGSVTTVAELNGKLLFGLSGNPSACYVGFELYARPWLKSYFKSEKPHLQKIQATLMENFTKPNSFTRFVRGKKSYQNGSLVVSSTGIDKSSNVTILANADALIILPGGEKGYEKGTMVDILLLNEEGSNWSWDK, encoded by the coding sequence ATGTTAACAAAGCGAGAAATCATTACGGTAAGAGAAGCAGTAAAAAAAGTTTTAGAATACAAAAAGCACGGGGAAATAGAATACATATCAATAGAAGAAAGTGATGGTAGATATTTAGCAGAGCCAATAGTAGCAGATCATGATGTGCCACCTTTTGATCGTTCACCATTAGATGGGTTTGCTATTAGAGCAATAGATACAAGGAACGCTACTTTAGAAAAGCCAGTTGAGTTAGAGATTATTGAAGAGGTTGGTGCAGGTACAGTTGCAAAGAAAGAAATAAAAGAAGGACAAGCTATTCGAATAATGACTGGTGCAAAAATGCCTGAAGGAACGGACGTCATTGTTATGCTAGAGCTAACTAAAGAAATAAGTCGAGACCAAAAGAAATATGTTGTAATTAATCAATCTTTTAAAAAAGGTGATAACATTAACTTTCAAGGAGAAGATGCCCAAAAGGGAACGCAACTTATTGAAAGAGGGAGAAGGATAAATCCAGGTATAATAGCATTGCTGGCTACATTTGGTTATGCCAAAGTACCTGTTATTAAAAAGCCAGTTGTTGGTATTTATGCAACTGGAACGGAGTTATTAGATGTGCAAGAAGAACTTCAATTAGGTAAAATTCGCAATAGTAATTCTTATATGGTTACTTCACAAGTAAAAAAAGTAGGTGCAGAACCTTATTATTTTGGAAAATTGGATGATGATTTTGAACGATGCTATGAAGCTATTACAAAAGCGTTGGAAAAAGCAGATCTTTTAATTACCACTGGGGGTGTTTCGGTCGGGGATTATGATTTTTTACCAGCTATTTATGAAAAGCTAGGAGCCAATGTTTTATTTAATAAAATTTCAATGAGGCCTGGGAGTGTAACTACTGTGGCTGAATTGAATGGAAAACTCTTATTCGGATTGTCTGGAAATCCTTCTGCATGTTATGTTGGATTCGAACTTTATGCTCGGCCTTGGTTAAAAAGTTATTTTAAATCTGAAAAACCACATTTACAAAAAATCCAGGCAACCTTAATGGAAAATTTTACGAAACCAAACTCGTTTACACGTTTTGTTCGTGGTAAGAAATCATATCAAAATGGAAGTTTAGTAGTTTCGAGTACTGGAATAGATAAATCTAGTAATGTTACTATATTAGCTAATGCTGATGCCCTCATAATTCTCCCAGGAGGGGAAAAAGGTTATGAGAAAGGAACTATGGTAGATATTCTTCTTTTGAATGAAGAAGGTAGTAATTGGTCTTGGGACAAATAA
- a CDS encoding 4a-hydroxytetrahydrobiopterin dehydratase: MTKLPIETIVTHITKITGWTHVGNHAIIKNFSFPSFEKTGQFVYLVTKIMDQEKHYPQISITDFNVQISLTTYDVEGVTGKDLVMAQKINRIENQMSEKSINYKVIQTS, translated from the coding sequence ATGACGAAGTTACCTATTGAAACGATAGTAACTCATATAACTAAAATTACTGGTTGGACACATGTAGGCAATCATGCCATTATAAAAAACTTTTCATTTCCAAGTTTTGAAAAAACAGGGCAATTTGTTTATTTAGTAACTAAAATCATGGATCAGGAAAAACACTATCCTCAAATATCTATAACCGATTTTAATGTTCAGATATCACTTACTACTTATGATGTTGAAGGTGTTACAGGGAAGGACTTAGTTATGGCTCAAAAAATTAATCGAATTGAAAACCAAATGAGTGAAAAATCTATAAACTATAAGGTAATACAAACTTCTTAA
- a CDS encoding DNA-3-methyladenine glycosylase family protein, which produces MNEMILEIKTPYSVSHMLKRLSNDPLHVVDLINQEVKVPIYAENEVVTLSFSQTDDTTKVIISGNISDKEKTLEKLETIFLWNVDLQPIKEHFQHTKLAALFEIFHGAPIVCDFDLYGCLMKTIIHQQLNMKFAHELTSRFVNEFGYEIEGVLFYPRPEQVCELRVEQLRKLQFSQRKAEYIIDTSKRIMSGEVNLEAFRDQRDEEVMETLVQIRGIGKWTAESFLLFGLGRPNLLPAADVGIQNALKRLYQLDTKPKAEEVIEMAKDWKPYSSYASLYLWLSVEQPHLLEHLTKK; this is translated from the coding sequence ATGAATGAAATGATACTTGAAATCAAAACACCTTATTCCGTTTCACATATGCTTAAAAGGTTATCGAATGATCCACTCCATGTTGTTGATCTCATAAATCAAGAAGTTAAAGTTCCAATATATGCTGAAAATGAAGTTGTAACGCTCTCATTTTCTCAAACAGACGATACAACGAAAGTAATCATTAGTGGAAATATTTCTGACAAAGAAAAGACACTTGAAAAATTAGAGACTATTTTTCTATGGAACGTTGATCTTCAACCGATTAAAGAACATTTCCAGCATACGAAGCTAGCAGCTTTATTTGAAATATTTCATGGTGCACCCATTGTTTGTGATTTTGATTTATATGGGTGTTTAATGAAAACAATTATACATCAACAGTTAAATATGAAGTTTGCACACGAACTGACCTCTCGATTTGTTAATGAGTTTGGTTACGAAATAGAGGGTGTGTTATTTTACCCACGCCCAGAGCAGGTCTGTGAACTGAGAGTCGAACAACTTCGTAAATTACAGTTTAGTCAACGAAAAGCGGAATATATCATTGATACTTCTAAACGAATTATGAGTGGCGAAGTCAATCTGGAAGCCTTCCGCGATCAGCGAGATGAAGAAGTAATGGAGACATTAGTACAGATTCGTGGGATAGGAAAGTGGACAGCAGAAAGCTTCCTATTATTTGGTTTAGGGCGACCTAACTTATTGCCAGCTGCAGACGTTGGGATCCAAAATGCTTTAAAACGCTTATACCAATTGGACACCAAACCAAAAGCTGAGGAAGTTATAGAAATGGCAAAAGATTGGAAGCCATATTCAAGTTATGCAAGTCTGTATTTATGGCTTAGTGTTGAGCAACCTCACCTACTTGAACATTTAACAAAAAAATAG
- a CDS encoding molybdenum cofactor biosynthesis protein MoaE yields the protein MENNKDFLITKEPISIQNVVDKVVHRHSGAINTFIGTVREITKGKKTLYLEYDAYIPMAEKKLIQIGKEINHKWSGSNVAITHRIGRLDITDIAVVIAISTPHRTDSFDACRYAIERIKEIVPIWKKEHWENGEQWIGDQLERTKYPTGKPEQEHL from the coding sequence GTGGAAAATAATAAAGACTTTTTAATTACTAAAGAGCCTATATCAATACAAAATGTAGTTGATAAGGTTGTTCATCGTCATTCAGGAGCAATAAATACATTTATCGGGACGGTTCGTGAAATAACAAAGGGAAAGAAAACATTGTATTTAGAGTACGATGCCTATATACCGATGGCAGAAAAGAAATTAATACAAATTGGAAAAGAAATTAACCATAAATGGAGCGGCTCAAATGTCGCTATTACCCATCGAATTGGACGATTAGACATTACAGATATTGCAGTTGTCATTGCTATCTCTACTCCTCACCGTACAGATTCCTTTGATGCATGCCGTTATGCAATTGAGCGCATTAAGGAAATTGTCCCGATATGGAAAAAAGAACATTGGGAGAATGGTGAACAATGGATAGGTGACCAGTTAGAACGTACAAAATATCCAACAGGAAAACCAGAACAGGAGCATTTATAA
- a CDS encoding aldehyde dehydrogenase, with translation MSESYETLLQMQKDYFYSGETKDIHFRIKQLKKLKKALKANEKQIGEALRKDLNKSDFEAYLTELGVLYNEISETVKHVKSWAKPRKVKTPMTHVGSGSYIYPEPYGVSLIISPWNYPVNLTIAPLIGAMAAGCCAVIKPSELTPHTSAILTHILQKTFEERYIAVVEGDVETSKALLALKFDHIFFTGSVAVGKVVMEAAAKNLTPITLELGGKSPTIVHKDAKLDVAAKRIVWGKFTNAGQTCVAPDYLLVHRSIKEQFLDKLTQQIKEQFGEDVSRNSDFPMVVNERHFDRLTNYMKDGTIIFGGRSIKERRFIEPTILENVSLDSAVMQEEIFGPILPVFEYETEKEVIEMVRKRPNPLALYLFTENKKTEQHIITHISFGGGCINDVVYHVGSSQLPFGGVGSSGMGAYHGKYSFDAFSHDKGVLHQSTKMDIPFRYHNTKGGLSILRRLIK, from the coding sequence ATGAGCGAATCGTATGAAACACTTCTTCAGATGCAAAAAGATTATTTCTATAGTGGAGAGACAAAGGATATTCATTTTCGTATTAAACAACTTAAGAAACTAAAAAAAGCTTTAAAAGCTAATGAAAAGCAAATTGGTGAAGCGTTACGAAAAGATTTAAATAAGTCTGATTTTGAAGCCTATCTTACTGAACTTGGTGTCCTTTATAATGAAATTTCTGAAACAGTGAAACATGTAAAAAGCTGGGCGAAGCCCAGGAAAGTCAAGACGCCAATGACGCATGTCGGCTCTGGTAGTTATATTTATCCCGAGCCGTATGGTGTTTCATTAATCATTTCTCCGTGGAATTACCCCGTAAACCTAACAATTGCTCCGTTAATTGGAGCAATGGCCGCAGGCTGTTGTGCAGTAATTAAGCCATCTGAATTAACACCACATACATCAGCCATACTTACTCATATTTTACAAAAGACGTTTGAGGAACGGTATATTGCAGTTGTTGAAGGCGATGTAGAAACAAGTAAAGCACTTCTAGCTTTGAAGTTTGACCATATCTTTTTTACAGGCAGTGTTGCGGTTGGAAAGGTTGTCATGGAAGCTGCAGCGAAGAACTTAACGCCAATTACGCTTGAACTTGGCGGAAAGAGTCCGACGATTGTTCATAAAGATGCAAAGTTAGATGTGGCTGCCAAACGTATCGTCTGGGGGAAATTCACCAATGCAGGACAAACATGTGTCGCTCCTGATTATTTACTCGTGCATAGAAGTATCAAAGAACAATTTTTAGACAAATTAACTCAACAAATTAAGGAGCAGTTTGGTGAGGATGTTTCACGAAACTCTGATTTCCCGATGGTCGTTAATGAACGACATTTTGACCGTTTAACCAATTATATGAAAGATGGAACAATTATTTTCGGTGGACGTTCTATTAAAGAACGTCGCTTTATCGAGCCGACAATTTTAGAAAATGTTTCTTTGGATTCCGCTGTTATGCAGGAGGAAATTTTTGGACCAATTCTTCCCGTTTTTGAATATGAAACTGAAAAAGAAGTAATCGAAATGGTTCGAAAACGTCCTAATCCATTAGCACTGTATTTATTTACAGAGAATAAAAAGACAGAGCAACATATTATTACCCATATATCGTTTGGTGGGGGTTGTATTAATGATGTTGTCTACCATGTAGGCTCCTCTCAACTACCTTTCGGTGGTGTAGGTTCGAGTGGAATGGGTGCATATCATGGTAAATATAGCTTTGACGCATTTTCACACGATAAAGGTGTGTTACACCAGTCAACGAAAATGGATATCCCCTTTAGGTATCACAATACTAAAGGTGGATTGAGTATATTAAGGCGATTAATAAAATAA
- a CDS encoding IS1182 family transposase, with protein sequence MIQHQQVNLSPYMAIYDIVVPKDNVLRKINDLVDFSFVYEELVDKYCLDNGRNAIHPIRMFKYLLLKCIHNVSDIDIVERSKYDMSFKYFLDMAPEDPVIDPSSLTKFRKLRLKDVNLLDMLINKTVEIAIEKEIIKSKSIIVDATHTKSRYNQKSAKEVLIDRSKNLRKTIYQIDETMKSKFPTKTTSDVLEDQIEYCEKLIKVIEKEETICEFPKVKETLNLLKETIADDIEHLQLSKDEDAKTGHKTSDSAFFGYKTHISLSEERIITAAVITTGEKNDGKQLETLIEKSMEAGMEVDTVIGDAAYSEKGNIEYTKTNEMKLVAKLNPVVTQGNRKKEDEFEFNKDAGMYVCKAGHMAIRKARTGKKGVAKNQKHTYYFDIEKCKVCPLKDGCYKEGAKAKTYSVTIKSDVHTEQIAFQESDYFKEKSSERYKIEAKNSELKHRHGYDVASSSGLVGMEIQGAMAMFTVNLKRILKLIG encoded by the coding sequence ATGATTCAACATCAACAAGTAAACTTAAGTCCTTATATGGCGATTTATGACATAGTAGTACCGAAGGATAATGTTTTAAGAAAAATCAATGACTTAGTCGATTTTTCTTTTGTATATGAAGAATTAGTAGATAAATATTGCCTAGATAATGGACGTAATGCGATCCATCCTATTCGCATGTTCAAATACTTATTATTAAAATGTATCCACAACGTATCAGATATTGATATTGTCGAACGCTCAAAATATGATATGTCATTCAAATATTTTTTAGATATGGCGCCAGAAGATCCAGTGATTGATCCAAGTTCCTTAACGAAGTTTCGAAAACTGCGATTAAAGGATGTAAATTTATTAGACATGCTAATCAATAAAACTGTTGAGATCGCAATCGAAAAAGAAATTATAAAAAGTAAATCTATCATTGTAGATGCTACCCATACTAAGTCTCGTTACAACCAAAAATCAGCTAAAGAAGTGCTGATTGATCGCTCTAAAAATCTAAGAAAGACCATTTATCAAATAGATGAAACAATGAAAAGTAAATTCCCAACCAAAACAACATCAGATGTATTAGAAGATCAAATTGAGTATTGTGAAAAGCTAATTAAAGTCATTGAAAAAGAAGAGACTATCTGTGAATTCCCCAAGGTGAAAGAAACATTAAACCTACTTAAAGAAACGATAGCTGATGATATTGAACATCTACAATTATCCAAAGATGAAGATGCTAAAACAGGACATAAAACATCGGACTCAGCATTTTTTGGTTATAAAACACACATTTCCTTAAGTGAAGAAAGAATTATTACTGCAGCAGTTATCACAACAGGAGAAAAGAATGACGGAAAGCAACTAGAAACCTTAATTGAAAAAAGTATGGAAGCAGGTATGGAAGTTGATACTGTGATTGGTGATGCAGCTTATTCGGAAAAAGGAAATATTGAATATACAAAAACAAACGAAATGAAGTTAGTAGCTAAACTCAACCCTGTTGTCACTCAAGGTAATCGAAAAAAAGAAGATGAATTTGAGTTTAATAAAGATGCTGGTATGTATGTTTGTAAGGCTGGACACATGGCTATCAGGAAAGCACGAACTGGAAAAAAAGGTGTAGCGAAAAACCAAAAACACACATATTACTTTGATATAGAAAAATGTAAGGTGTGTCCATTAAAAGATGGCTGTTATAAGGAAGGAGCAAAAGCCAAAACATATTCTGTTACAATTAAATCGGATGTACACACAGAACAAATAGCTTTTCAAGAAAGTGATTACTTTAAAGAAAAATCCTCAGAGCGTTATAAAATAGAAGCAAAAAATAGTGAATTAAAACACCGGCACGGGTATGATGTAGCGTCATCTTCGGGTCTCGTTGGCATGGAGATTCAGGGAGCCATGGCTATGTTTACGGTGAATTTGAAAAGAATTCTGAAGTTAATTGGATAA
- the cofG gene encoding 7,8-didemethyl-8-hydroxy-5-deazariboflavin synthase CofG, translating into MIEKKDLDNILFKAEQGLVISRKEAYQLGSITDSVLKEMQNVSSKIRRRSFGTEMSYTQNVFIPLTNICKDYCSYCTFRKDPHHPEANIMSPEEVLSIVKKGKDLGCTEVLFSLGDKSDYFPEVREWLNRRGYRNMPEYLEDMCKMVIEETGLLPHTNVGVLDRYHLARMRRYNPSMGMMLETVSERLYAKGEVHGNAPDKKPSRRIRYIEEAGKLKIPFTTGILIGIGETWEERIDSLFKIKELHEKYGHISEVIIQNFKAKPDTPMANYPEPTFEDLIHTVCVANFIFQGSIHLQVPPNLNSAHLQELLKSGIDDWGGISPLTIDYINPESPWPHREQLLEITRKAGYVPKQRLPIYPDYIKPDFIDEKLFPYVLKLTDSQGYRADVIPL; encoded by the coding sequence ATGATAGAAAAAAAAGATCTTGATAATATCTTGTTTAAAGCAGAACAAGGACTAGTTATTTCAAGAAAAGAAGCTTATCAACTTGGGAGTATTACAGATTCAGTTCTTAAAGAAATGCAGAATGTTTCAAGTAAAATAAGAAGGCGTTCCTTTGGTACGGAAATGTCTTACACACAGAATGTATTTATTCCTCTTACAAATATATGTAAGGATTATTGTTCCTACTGTACGTTTCGTAAGGACCCTCATCATCCAGAGGCTAATATTATGTCACCAGAAGAGGTCTTATCCATTGTAAAAAAGGGAAAGGACCTTGGTTGTACAGAAGTGTTGTTTAGTCTTGGTGATAAATCCGATTATTTTCCAGAAGTAAGAGAATGGTTAAATCGCCGCGGGTATAGAAATATGCCTGAATACCTCGAAGATATGTGCAAAATGGTTATAGAGGAAACAGGGTTGTTGCCCCATACCAATGTCGGAGTCTTGGATAGATATCATTTAGCTCGTATGAGGAGATATAACCCTAGTATGGGGATGATGCTTGAGACCGTGAGTGAACGACTCTATGCTAAAGGGGAAGTACATGGGAATGCCCCTGACAAAAAACCATCTAGACGGATACGATACATTGAAGAAGCTGGAAAATTGAAAATACCTTTTACCACTGGAATTTTAATTGGAATAGGAGAAACATGGGAAGAGCGTATTGATTCTTTGTTCAAAATCAAGGAATTACATGAAAAATATGGACATATATCAGAAGTTATTATTCAGAATTTTAAGGCGAAACCAGACACACCTATGGCTAATTATCCAGAGCCAACATTTGAAGATTTAATTCATACTGTTTGTGTTGCAAATTTTATTTTTCAAGGTTCAATTCACCTACAAGTACCTCCAAATTTAAATTCAGCACACTTGCAGGAATTATTAAAGTCAGGCATTGATGATTGGGGAGGGATCTCACCATTAACAATAGATTATATTAATCCCGAATCTCCTTGGCCTCATAGAGAGCAGTTGCTAGAAATTACACGTAAAGCTGGGTATGTACCAAAACAAAGATTACCTATATATCCAGATTATATAAAACCAGATTTTATAGATGAGAAGCTATTTCCTTATGTTCTGAAACTTACTGATAGTCAAGGTTATAGGGCAGACGTTATCCCTTTGTAA
- the moaD gene encoding molybdopterin converting factor subunit 1 produces MIKILLFAAFEEAIGQRELCIEGRDLTLVELKEKLSKEYSLPSLDNVMIAVNEEFVEENRVLKENDVIAIIPPVSGG; encoded by the coding sequence ATGATTAAAATACTACTTTTTGCGGCTTTTGAAGAAGCGATAGGACAAAGAGAACTTTGTATTGAAGGAAGAGATTTAACTTTAGTAGAACTAAAAGAAAAGTTATCAAAAGAATACTCGTTACCATCACTTGACAATGTAATGATTGCTGTAAATGAGGAATTTGTAGAAGAAAATAGGGTCCTTAAAGAGAACGATGTAATAGCAATTATTCCACCTGTCAGTGGAGGGTAG
- the cofC gene encoding 2-phospho-L-lactate guanylyltransferase — MNSVIVLQKPMHKSKTRLNGLLSSDQRIGLAYSMLYDVLKVLSKVPSIDELSIVTSDPDAIQLAKKFGAKLYFEQSVAGMNQAIKTVVDSLDHRVKELLILPGDIPLITVNEVDFIMKQKRRVPVTIFPCKDRTGTNGLILSPPKVIDTAFGTNSIEKHRLNAMKVGCEYLLGTAPLLSYDIDTTMDLYYIEKFGKGTKTYDYIYSQGIIEKLKMKEVVS, encoded by the coding sequence ATGAATTCCGTTATTGTCTTACAAAAACCTATGCATAAATCAAAGACTCGACTGAATGGCTTACTCTCTTCTGACCAAAGGATTGGTCTTGCTTATTCTATGCTGTATGACGTCCTTAAAGTTCTTTCTAAAGTCCCATCTATAGACGAACTTTCTATTGTGACTAGTGACCCTGACGCAATACAACTAGCCAAAAAATTTGGGGCTAAACTATATTTTGAGCAGAGTGTAGCTGGGATGAATCAAGCCATTAAAACAGTAGTTGATTCATTAGACCATCGTGTAAAAGAACTATTAATTTTGCCTGGAGATATACCTCTAATCACAGTAAATGAAGTAGATTTTATCATGAAACAAAAAAGGCGGGTACCCGTCACAATCTTTCCGTGTAAAGACCGAACAGGAACTAATGGACTTATTTTATCGCCACCAAAGGTAATCGACACTGCCTTCGGTACTAATAGTATTGAAAAACATCGATTGAATGCAATGAAAGTGGGTTGTGAATACCTTTTGGGTACTGCTCCATTATTATCGTATGATATCGATACCACAATGGATTTATACTATATCGAAAAATTTGGAAAAGGAACAAAAACTTACGACTATATCTATAGTCAGGGAATTATTGAAAAATTAAAAATGAAAGAAGTGGTTTCATGA
- the cofD gene encoding 2-phospho-L-lactate transferase has protein sequence MILTLAGGVGGSKFVKGLASSRYKEDVTVVINTADDFERFGLYISPDIDINMYTLAGLIHEQGWGFKDETYTTQSVLTDLFGQDCWFNLGDKDLATHIYRTNLLRKNITLTEITRNLCNKLGVSMRLLPMSNDRISSYIDTPDGCFHFQEYLIQRRMSDKVLNIDYRGSTNASPSPGVLDSIAEAEIILVAPSNPLVSIGPILSVPGIKEGIKKSKAKVIAVSPIVNGGVIKGPADRMMRDMNIEVSPIGIADFYEGLLDGIVIDFLDEQYSDKLQKRGLGVLVTDTIMDSDEKKERLSNQVVEFAADVKVKAL, from the coding sequence ATGATATTAACGTTAGCTGGAGGAGTTGGAGGCTCTAAGTTCGTTAAAGGCTTAGCGTCTTCTCGATATAAAGAAGATGTTACAGTGGTTATTAATACGGCAGATGATTTTGAAAGATTTGGGCTTTATATCTCGCCCGACATTGATATTAATATGTATACACTGGCGGGGCTAATTCACGAGCAAGGGTGGGGGTTTAAAGATGAAACCTATACCACACAAAGTGTACTAACAGACCTTTTTGGTCAAGATTGCTGGTTTAATCTAGGAGATAAAGATTTAGCTACTCATATTTATCGAACCAATTTATTGCGTAAAAACATTACGTTGACGGAAATTACTAGAAATCTATGCAACAAATTAGGAGTTTCGATGAGATTACTCCCAATGTCTAATGATCGTATTTCTTCGTATATTGATACTCCAGATGGTTGCTTCCATTTTCAAGAGTACTTGATTCAACGAAGAATGTCAGACAAAGTATTAAATATTGATTATCGGGGATCTACCAATGCATCTCCTTCACCTGGAGTGCTTGACTCAATTGCGGAAGCAGAAATAATTTTGGTTGCTCCAAGTAATCCTTTGGTCAGTATCGGTCCAATTTTGTCAGTACCAGGAATAAAGGAAGGGATTAAAAAAAGTAAAGCCAAGGTCATTGCGGTAAGTCCCATTGTGAATGGAGGGGTAATCAAAGGACCTGCCGATCGAATGATGAGAGATATGAATATAGAAGTGTCTCCTATCGGAATTGCTGACTTTTACGAAGGTTTATTGGATGGTATTGTTATCGATTTCTTAGATGAGCAGTATTCAGATAAATTGCAAAAAAGAGGATTAGGAGTTTTAGTCACAGATACCATAATGGATTCGGATGAAAAAAAGGAACGGTTATCAAATCAAGTTGTAGAATTCGCTGCCGATGTCAAAGTTAAAGCCTTATAA